The Terriglobales bacterium DNA segment TGCTCGCTGACCCTGGCACGCCTCTCCCAGGGCTCCTTCCAGCCGTGGGCGGCGCGCAATCTGCTGGTCGCCGCCATGCTGGCCCTGACCTGCATCTCGCAGTTCTACGTCTTCGCGCGCATGGAGAGCCTGCGCCGCGACCTGGGCGTGATCGACCGGGTCGCGCCCAGCGATCCCCGCCGCCTCGAGTTCGACCGCCTGCACGTGTGTTCCACGCGGCTGGAGGGCGGAGTACTCTTGCTGGGGCTGGGGGTCGTCTTTTCTGTCGCGCGCCGTTTATCATGAGAATCGGGTCATCGAGTCATCGGATCATCGGGTCATTTGCCCGGTGACCTAGATCACCCGATTGCCCGATCACCCGATTATGAAGACAGGCATCATAGGCCTCCCGCAGGTCGGCAAGACCTCGCTCTTCAAGATCCTGACCAAGACGCACGTGGCCGAGCACGGCGGCGGGCGCGAGGCCCACATCGGGGTCTGCAAGGTCCCCGACGACCGCCTTGACCGCCTGGCCGCGCTCTACCACCCCAAGAAGCTCATCCACGCTTCGGTCGAGTTTGCCGACGTGGCCGCCATCGGCCAGGAAGCCCTCAAGGAGACCGCCTACGCCACCAGCCTGCGCTCGGTGGACGGCCTGGCGCACGTGCTGCGCGCCTTCGAGGATCCCGCCATCCCCCACGTGGGCGCGATCGATCCCCTGCGCGACGCCCGCAACGTCGAGTTCGACCTCATGGTCAGCGACCTGGGCCAGATCGAGAAGCGCATGGAGCGCCTGGAAAAAGATCTCAAGAAGATGCGCAACCCGGAGCTGGAGCGCGAGCACGACCTCATCCTGCGCTCCAAGGCGCAACTGGAGAAGGAGCGCCCGCTGCGCGAGATGGAACTCACCCCCGAGGACCGCAAGCGCCTGCGCGGCTTCCTGTTCCTCAGCCAGAAGCCCGTGCTCTACGTGCTCAACATCGGCGAGAGCGCCGAGCTGGGCCGCGACCTGGAACAGGCGGTCGAGAAATACCAGCTGGCGGAACTGGCCGCGCGCCCCGGCGCGGCCGCCACCGTCATCTGCGGCAAGGTCGAGGCCGAACTCGCCGAGATGGCCGATGAGGAGGCCGCCGAATTCCTCTCCAGCTACGGCCTCAAGGAGAGCGGCCTGGTGCGCCTCATCCGCAAGACCTACGAGCTGATGGGCCTGATCTCCTTCTTCACGGTGGGCGAGGACGAGTGCCGCGCCTGGACCGTGCCCACGCACTCGCGAGCGGTCGAGGCCGCCGGCGCCATCCACTCCGACCTGGAGAAGCACTTCATCCGCGCCGAGGTCATCCACTGGGATGCGCTGCTCAGCGCCGGCTCCGAGGCCAATGCCCGCTCCCAGGGCACCCTGCGCCTCGAGGGGAAGGACTACGTCGTCAAGGACGGCGAC contains these protein-coding regions:
- the ychF gene encoding redox-regulated ATPase YchF gives rise to the protein MKTGIIGLPQVGKTSLFKILTKTHVAEHGGGREAHIGVCKVPDDRLDRLAALYHPKKLIHASVEFADVAAIGQEALKETAYATSLRSVDGLAHVLRAFEDPAIPHVGAIDPLRDARNVEFDLMVSDLGQIEKRMERLEKDLKKMRNPELEREHDLILRSKAQLEKERPLREMELTPEDRKRLRGFLFLSQKPVLYVLNIGESAELGRDLEQAVEKYQLAELAARPGAAATVICGKVEAELAEMADEEAAEFLSSYGLKESGLVRLIRKTYELMGLISFFTVGEDECRAWTVPTHSRAVEAAGAIHSDLEKHFIRAEVIHWDALLSAGSEANARSQGTLRLEGKDYVVKDGDVVHIRHSA